CTGACCGCGTGAAGGCCCGTTGACGTTGACGGTGCCTGGGGAGGGGGCCGCTCCACGAGCTTTGTCTGAAGGAGCGGATGTAGAAGGGCCTTCGTCGTCAGAAGACGCAGGTGAATCAACTTTCATGAAAATAGTGTACTGACCAGTTCAAGTGCAGTTCAAGGGAGGGGGCGAAGTGGGCCCGGACTACGAGCCGCACTCGCCCGTGAAACACGGGAGGCACTCGCAGGTGTTCAATCCGGGCCCTTCTTTACTTCGTCTGAAGGCAGACATTCACCAGATGATAACATAACCAGGCTTGCGGACTCCTTTTGCAGTCGCCCTACTTAGTAAGAATTTGATCAAGATAGCCCACCCCAACCGGAGGGAAACTGAATGGCGAACACATTTGGTCACAGCTTTAGGATCACTACCTGGGGGGAGTCACATGGTCAAGCCGTCGGCGTGACCGTTGATGGATGTCCACCCAAGTTTCCAATCGACGAAGGCGACATCCAGAAGGAGCTTGATCGTCGGCGGCCAGGCCAGAGCGTGATCTCCACTCAGCGCAGGGAAGGGGACCAGGCCGAGATCGTGTCGGGTGTCTTCGATGGGCTGACACTTGGCACACCCATTCAGATCATCGTCTGGAACCGCGACGCGCGCAGCCGAGACTACGAAGAGATGCGTGTGAAGTACCGCCCGTCTCACGCAGACTACACGTACCAGGCGAAGTACGGCATCAGGAACTGGATGGGAGGAGGTCGCGCCAGCGCACGTGAGACCATAGGGCGAGTCGCGGGCGGCGCGATCGCCCGTAAGTACTTGGCCGAGGAATTTGGAATCGAGATAGTTGCCTACGTGAAGCGTGTGTGGCACCTGGAAGCGGAGGTAGATCCAGACTACGTGTCCGCCGAGGAAGTAGAGGCAAACATCGCACGATGCCCGGACGGCGATATGGCTATACGCATGATCGAGCGTATCCAGGAGGCCCGCAAGGACGGTGACTCACTGGGAGGCGTGGTTGAGTGCGTAGCCAGAAACGTGCCTCCGGGATTGGGAGAACCTGTTTTTGACAAATTGGAGGCCGACCTCGCAAGGTCTGTCCTGTCACTCCCTGCCTGCAAGGGGTTCGAGATCGGCTCTGGATTTGCGGGGACTTATCTCACCGGCTCTGAACACAACGACCCGTTCTACAGCGAAGCAGGGCGAATCCGGACCCGCACGAACAACTCTGGCGGGATCCAGGGTGGAATCTCCAATGGCGAAAACATCGTGATGCGGGCAGGATTCAAACCGACCGCGACGATCATGCGCGAACAGGAGACGGTCGACGTCTACGGGAACGAGACAACACTGATGGGCAGGGGACGGCACGATCCGTGTGTGCTTCCTCGCGCCGTCCCGATTGTGGAGTCTATGATGGCCCTGGTGCTTGCTGATCACACGCTCAGGCAAAGGGCCCAGGTCGGAGGTTAGACGACTGGAGAAGTTCCCCCGTCAATGTTGACGGCGATCCCGGTCAGATAGCTCGCCCGATCGGACGCCAGGAATGCGATGACATCGCCTGCCTCTTCACCTTCGCCTACACGGCCGATGGGCACTCGATCACCCATGTCGTCGTAGAATTGGTCGAGTGTCAGGTCCGGATTGCTCTCCTGCATTGCCTTGAACCTGGTCTCATGCTGACCGCTCTTGATCAGGCCAATACAGACGGTGTTGACGAGGATGTTGTCCTCGGCAAACTCCTTGGACATGGCCTTGGTCAGCGCTACACCGGCGGCCCTACTCACTGACGTGGGCACCGATGCCGCGCCTGGGGCCTTCGCTCCCAGATTGGTAACGTTGATTATCCGTCCGCCACCCTGCTCTCGCATGATCGGCACAGCAAGGCGAGAGGCCCTGATCGCGCCGTACAACTTCAGATCCAGGTCGTGCTGCCATGCTTCGTCAGATACACTCAGGAAAGGACCGCCCGCCGAAGTGCCCGCATTGTTAACAATGATATCGATGCGCCCGAATTCGGCCATCGTCTGATCGATCAACGCCTGGACCTGGTCAGCCTCCATGATGTCAGTGGGTATCGCGACGACGCGGTGTTCAGAGACGGCCCTGATCTCAGCAGCAGCCTCCTCGAGCACATCGGGCCTTCGTGCGGCAATTACGACATCGGCGCCCTCAGCGGCCATGCTCGCCGCCGCGGCCTTACCGATGCCCTCGCTTCCGCCGGTTACGATTGCTACCTTTCCATGTAGTCCAAGATCCATTTGTGTCCTCCTTGGGTAATGTTCAGTTCTTAAGGTTGCTTGTTCTCATTAGCAGTTGCTCTTGAAGGGGCGACTGCGGCGTTGTCTTCCAGTTGGTATGCCTCATCCAACAGGTCGGTGACGTATTTCACATCCGCACCTAATCCTCGATCATTTACACCATACTGGAGTTGCAGTAGACACCCCGGATTCGCGGTGGCCAGGACATCTGCACCTGTCGTCTCAAACGAGTCCATCTTAGAACCCAAGATCCGTAGTGAGAACTCGCGCTCGGTAATCGTGTAGGTCCCACCCGCCCCGCAGCAGCGTCCCGCGCCTGGAAGCTCGACGAATTCCACGCCTGGTATTGAGTTCAGTATCTGGCGGGGAGCCGACGTGATTCGCTGAGCGTTCCCAAGGTGGCACGAGTCCTGATACGTGACCCGGTAGTCGATCTCAGCCGTTGGCGGTGTGAAGGGCAGGTCCACGAGGAACTCATGGATGTCCTTCACCTTTCTTACAAACTCCGCCGCCTTGTCAGCGTAGCTTGGATCGTCTTTCAGCAGGTGGTCGTACTCCTTCATTCGAGACCCGCAGCCGGCCGACGGGATCACAACCGCGTCAACGCCTGCATCTGTGAAAACGTCGATGTTGCGTTTAGCCATGGACCTGGTTGTCTCGAGGTCGCCAACGTGCGAATGGATAGCCCCGCAGCAGCCCTGGCCTTCGGGCACTACCACTTCGCACCCATTCCTATTTAGCACCCTGACCACGGCCTCCATCTCGTTGCCGCTGAACAGTGGCATGACGCATCCGGAGAGCAGTGCAACCCTGGCCCTGACTTCACCAACAGGTGTCAGAGTCTGGCCCTCCGCCCTGAAGAAGCTGTCGGAAGCCGACGGCATCGACTGCTCCATGTCCGCCAGCGAGCGTGAGACAAGTCGCAGCAGCCCCGACTTTCTGACTAGTGACTGAATTCCAGTGCGCTGGTACACGCGGGCCATTCCAACGGTGAATTCAAGAAGGCCCTGGTTCGGAATGATGTGGTTGAGAGCAGCCCCTGCGGCGAGCCTGGGGAACAAGCCGACTTTTCGCTTACGCTCAACCTGCGCCATCGTTGCCTCGATGAGACTTCCGTAGGGCACCCCCGAAGGACAGGCCACCTCGCAAGCTCTGCACTGAATGCAGAGGTCCCAGTGTCTGACAACGGAATCGGTCATGCCAATCCGACCCTCGTTCACCGCCTTCATCAGCGCTATCCTGCCACGCGGCGACTCAGTCTCCAGGCCAGTCTCGAGATAGGTTGGGCACGCCTGCAGGCAGAAGCCACAGTGCACGCACTTGTACAGTTCGGACTCTTCAGGAGCGTCGGGCCCAGAAAAGAGCCACGAGGGATCGACAGTTGGTCTCGAGTCGACCATTAGAGCCCCCCTACAAATCGGCCGGGATTCATCGTGTTGTTCGGGTCGTACTGAGCTTTCAACCTGCGCATTACTCCGATGCCAGAAGGATGGCCGCCCCAGACGTCCACGAGATCTTTGAGGTCTGTGGGACACTTCTGAACGACAGCGGTGGCATTCAGTTCCGCACACTCCGTTCGAACCTGTTGAACGAGTCCGGCCAACTCACCCAGGTCTGGTGCAGTCTCATCACCAGACCAGTTCGCCTCCACAGTTCCAAATCCAGGCTGTGAGGTGATCGCTGCCTCAGAATTCGACGCTCGAAATCCTTCCAACAGGCTGTGTATCAACTCGACCTGGCTGGGCAGTGCATTGACCCTGATGTTTAGAACCGGAGCAGATCCAGGATCCCATCCAAAGTCTGCAAGTGAGCGCCACAAGCGACTCCCCCCCGAGCCCTCGGCCTTATCTGTATCAATCGCCAGGTATCTAGCGCATATGGCACTTACTTCGTCGAGCTGTCGATCCAGGGTCCGTGGTCTCCCGCCAAGCCTCACAGCAAGGTAGGTGCCAGGCCTCTCGTCTGCGGCTATAGCTTCCGACACTACGCGGTTGTACGTTGTTATTGCCAGTGGCGTTACGACGGAGTTGAAAATCTCCGATGCGCACTGAACTGCCCGATCTACCGTCTGAAACCTGGCGGTAATCGTACTCTCGTACATTGGCATTGGTGTCAACTTGAAGCTGGCCTCAAGGATAATTCCCAAGCTGCCCAGTCCACCAATGTGGAGACGGGCCATGTCGTAGCCGCTGACGTTCTTGACCACCTGGCCACCGCTTTTGGTTATCCGGCCATCAGGTTGAACAACCTTCATGCCGATTACGGTGTCCCTGAGATGACCGAACTGCCACCTGGTTGGACCACTTGCACCGGAAGCGAGCGTACCTCCCACCGTTGCTTTTCCAGGCAGAGGCGGATCGATAGCTAGAAACTGGCCCGCCTGCCCCAGCACTTCAGTAACAGTCTGCATCGTAGCGCCAGCCTGAAAAGTCGCAGTCATATCGCCAGAGTTGTGGGAGACAACCCTGTTTAGGGCAGTTGTGTCGACCACTATGCCGGAGCGCTGGGGTATATTTCCCAACGACATCTGCGTGCCGCCGCCCCAGGGAAAAGTAGCAACTCCATCGCGATCAGCTGAGGCAACTTCATCACAGAGGTGATCTACAGTCGATGGCCGGACTACTGAGACCGGGGCGACGCCGTCGATCATGTAGGAGGGCTGAAGACTGGAACTCTCGTTAACGGTGCTCACGGATCGGGTAGGACTGGTCAAATGTATGCGCCCGGACCGACACGCTGAATTGCGGCAGACTGCAGGAACTCCGCCGAGGTCGAACCAGTCGGGAAAATCTTTCCCGGGTTGAACAGGCTGTTTGTGGCAAATGCAGGCCTAAGTGCGGCCATTGCCTCCATATCGGCATCAGTAAACATCAGAGGCATGTATTCCTGCTTCTCCATTCCGATGCCATGTTCTCCCGAGAGCACTCCGCCAACTTCGACACAGAGCTCAAGAATCTCACCGCCGATCTTCAGCGCGTTTTCGGTGTCACCAGGCTTACGCTCGTCGAATAGCACGGAAGGGTGGAGGTTGCCGTCCCCGGCGTGCAGAAGATTCGCGATTGGATAACCAGTCCTCTCGGAGATACCCTTGATCCTCGAGAGTACCTCAACAAGGCGTGTCCTGGGCACCGTGCCATCTACCAGCAAGTAGTTAGGGGCCAGTCTCCCAAGAGCTCCGAGGACCCCTTTTCGGCCGGACCACAGCTTGTCTCGCTCCGCGTCCTCTGTGGCGGTCCTGATCTCAAGCGGGTCGTACAGGTTGCAGACCTCTTCAACCGCCGCTGCTTCTTCTTCTACCGCCTCATGCAGGCCGTCGACCTCGACAAGCAGCACCGCACCGGCGCCCTCCGGGTATCCAGCGTGTACTGCAGCCTCGGCCGCACTGATGCACAGATCGTCCATCATCTCGAGGGCGGCGGGCACAATGCCGGCACCGATGATGCCTGATACTGCGGCGCTCGCGTCATCGAGTTCCTTGAAGATGGCGAGTAAGGTCTTAACAGATTCTGGCTTCCTGAGCAGCCGGACAGCAACCTTGGTGACTATTGCCAGCGTGCCCTCTGATCCAATCAGGATTCCCCTGATGTCGAAGCCCACCGATTCCCTCTGCGTTCCGCCGACCCATTCGACGGTTCCGTCGGCATACACGACCTCTAGTCCAAGGACGTGGTTTGTAGTAACGCCATATGCCAGACAGTGGGGGCCGCCTGAGTTCTCAGCGACGTTTCCGCCGATGGTGCAGGCGCGCTGGCTGGACGGGTCAGGAGCGTAGTAGAGGCCGTATTGGGACACGTGCTCAGAGAGGTCCAGGTTGATGACCCCGGGTTCAACGACGGCCACGCGATTCTCGACATCAACTTCCAGTACGCGGGTCATACGGGTGAGAGGGAGGACTATACCCCCCTGCGCTGCCACCGCCCCTCCGCTCAGGCCGGTGCCGGCCCCACGAGCTACGATTGGAACATCGTGCTTAGCAGCCACCTTCACGCACCCAGAGACCTCTTCGGTCGAGTCGGGAAGCACCACTACCATTGGCAGTGCCTTGTCGACGGAGCCGTCATATTCGAAGACAATCAGGTCCTCAGGCTTGTAGATGACATAGTCGTCACCGACAACGGCCTGTAACTCTGAAATGATCGCTCGGATGTCCGTGGTCAACTCATTCGCTCCGGTTGCTAATGGTAGTTTATCCCCATTTCCGGCGCAACAGATTGGAGGTATCCAGGGACTTACCGCGCAAACTCCGCCATCATCGCGTCGGCATCGTTCGTTGGAAGCTGACAGGTGTAGTTCCGGCAAACATAGGCAGTCGGTTGACCATTTACGGTCGTCCTTCCTGAGAACACAGGCCACTCATCGGACCTGTTGGAGTCAGAGGTCATTGAGACTCTGACGGCACTTGGCTCGAACACAGACGCTAGCCGCCGCAACATCAGTGTAGCCTCGGTGTGATCTACATCAGTTACGACGACGGCTTCTTTAGAGTCGGCAAGGTAACTGTCCAGGGCACAGAGCCAGTGTCCTGCGCCAGTGGGGAACTGCTCCATAATTCCTCGCACGCCACGCAGCGACTGTCCCGCCATTGTCCTGAAGTCGGAGTTCCCGGTGATTGTCGCCAGGCGAATTAGGACATCAGTCATCATGGAATGCCCAGAGGGATGAGCATTGTCCGTCACATCGCGAGGCCTGACGATCAGGGCCTCCTGGTCTGAACCGGTGTCATAGAACTGTCCCCGCAGTGGGTCCCAGAACAGGTCGACAGCATTGCGGGCCAAGGTCTCGGCCTCGAGCAGCCACCGTGGGTCGCCGTCCGCGCTGTGCAGCACCAGCAGCCCATCGATCAAAGAAGCATAGTCGTCCAGGAATCCCCTCGAGCCGTTTTCGGAGTTGCTATCCGTTCTGCGTAAGCGGCCGGATTCAACCATTTCATCGAGCAGGTAGCTGGCGTTGGCGCGAGCGACCTCAAGGTAGTCATCCCTTTCGAACACGGCAGACGCCTCAGCGATCGCTGCCAGCATCAGGCCGTTCCATGACACGATTGTCTTCGTGTCAGTCATCGGCGGTACTCGCGAAGAGCGCGCTTCGAGAAGTCTATCGTTGGCCGAATCTAGAAGAGTTTCAAGTTCCCTGACCGACATAGAATGACGGGAAGCCACCTCCGCTGGAGGGGCCGGGACATTGAGTATGGACATGCCCTCGAAATTCCCCTCGTCTGTGACTCCGTAGTAGTCAGCGACTATCGCTGCATCGTCTGCTCCGAGAACTTGTACAAGGTGCTCGGGTCTCCATACAAAGAATTTGCCTTCCACACCTTCGCTGTCTGCGTCCTGTGCCGAGTAGAAGCCAACATCAGGTGATGTCATCTCGCGGACGACGTAGTCATTTACTCGCTCAGCAGTCCGACGGAATTCCTGGTTGCCCGTCAGCTGATAGGCATGAGTGTAGAGACGGGCGAGCAGCGCGTTGTCGTAAAGCATCTTCTCGAAGTGAGGGACGAGCCAGAATGCGTCGGTCGAGTATCTGTGGAATCCTCCACCAATCTGGTCGTGGATCCCGCCTGCCGCCATCTTGCTGAGGGTGTGTTCCACCATCTCGAGGGCTAGAGGAACACCCGACCTGGCGTAGAAGCGAAGGATGAACTCCAGGGTAGCTGGCTGGGGGAACTTTGGTTGAAGTCCGAATCCACCGGAACGATCGTCGAACTGGGTGAGGGCCGCTTCGAAAGCGGTGTTAAGAATGGACTCGGTTAGCGGCTCAACACCCGGATCAGGCGTATATGCCTGTCTGAGACGTTCCACTAGCTGTTTACCGCTCTGAAGGACGTCTGACTTACGTGACACGTAAGCCTCAGAGATCGTTTCCAGCACACGCACGAAGGATGGGAGCCCGCCTCTGTCTTCAGGAGGGAAGTAGGTCCCACCGTAGAATGGCTCGCCTTCCGTGGTCAGAAAGACTGTCATCGGCCATCCGCCGTGTCCGGTCAACGCCTGGATCGCCGTCATATAGACGGAATCAACGTCCGGCCTCTCTTCACGGTCGACCTTAATGTTGACGAACCATCGGTTCATCATGTCGGCGATCTGTTCGTTTTCGAACGACTCGCGCTCCATTACATGACACCAGTGGCAGGAAGAATATCCGACACTTAGCAGAACCGGAACGTCCCTCTGACGAGCAGCCTCGAAAGCTTCATCGCCCCAGGGGTACCAGTCCACTGGATTCTCCGCGTGCTGGAGGAGGTACGGACTGGTCTCTTTGGCCAATCGATTGGACATGTCGGAACCTTACAGACCAGTTATGTCAAGCGTTGAGACCTGGTTCGAGTCCATGTCCACAACCCTGATGGCGTGATTGTTAGTGTCGGCGATGTACATCTTCCCATCATGCACGCTGACGCCAGCGGGCTCGAAGAACGTAGCGTCACTGCCGGGGCCGTCGTCGTGACCGACTGAACCCGAACCGAACACCGACTGGCAAACTCCGGAAACTGGGTCAAGTCGTTTGATCTTATTGTTGTAGGTGTCGGCGATCCAGAGCGATCCTTCGTCCAGGTCGACACCGATAGGGTGCTGGAGCCTCACGTCTTTTCCTGCACCATCGACGTCTCCAAAGGTGAAAAGGTCGAGCCCCACTATAGAATTCACGCTGCCCATCGGGTCAATGGCAGCCGACCTGATTGAGCTGGTCTCGCTGTCGGCGAAATAGAGCGTCTGACCGTCGGTGGTGATGCCGCTCGGTTGGGCCAGCTCCGCCTGCGAGAGGGGACCATCAATGATACGCTCCCTGCCATTGCCAGCGTGGACAGATGTCTCCCTGGTGTTCAGGTCCAACTTCCATAGCTGGTGGAACCCGGCCATGGCAATGTAGAGGTAATTGCCAACCTTGGTAACGTCCCAAGGCGATTTGAGAGCAACGAAGCGCCCGTTTCCGCCAGCGTGGAATCCACGCGACTGCAAGCCGGTGCCGGCAAGCGTCCTCACTTCCAGGCTCTCAAGGTCAATCTGTCGAATGGAGTGATTCTTGGTGTCTGCTACGTATAGGTGAGGCCAGTCCAGTTCGCACCCCTGCGGATCGTAGAACCACGCCTCTTCTGCAGAGCCGTCTTTCAGTCCACGCTCGCCTCTTCCGAATGTCTGCCTGACATTACCATCCAGATCTGTCCAGACGACCCTGTTGTGGTTCGAGTCTGAGATGAACAGACCCTGCTCACTTGCAAGCACCTTGCCGGGAAACGACAACGGCCGTTCCCCTGCTTTTGCGCTCTCTAAGGCAAAGTCGAGAGGGCGTCTGTCAATCTCTCCTGCTTGATCGTACTCCTCGATCATTGTGGCCAACAGATTGTCGAGAGCCTCTATCGGGAACTCGCCTTCGTGCTTGCCTACGACCTTACCGTCGGGCCCTATGAACATAAACGTGGGCCACGCGCGAACGGCGTACTGTTGCCAGACCATGAAGTCGGCATCGTTTATCACCGGGTGTTCGATCTCGTATCTCAAGATCGCTCTGCGGACATTGTCGGAGGACTTCTCAGCGTTGAACTTGGCGGAGTGGACGCCAACTACCGCCAGCTCGCCTGCATACTTCTGCTCCAGTTTCCGCAACTGCGGAAATACGTGCATGCAGTTAATTCAACAGTAGGTCCAGAAGTCCAGTATCAGGATCTTGCCATTGAAGTCGGCAAGCTGTAGAGGTCGCTCTGTGTTCAGCCAGTCGAGGGTGGAGGGGAAGTCTGGGGCATTTACCGTGCCCGCGTATCTTCGTGGACTCATTTTTCTGCCCCTTTGATTTGTGCTGGATTCCGAACCGATCGCCTACCCATCAATGCGGGTCGGCGTCGACGGGCCACTGTTCGAGATTATACGCCATAGACCAGAACATGTGCTCATACTGTGCGCTGGTGAGGTAAGCTGCAGTCATCTGCTCCAGGAGGTCTGGACCAGCGGTCGCCGCCAGGTCGTCCAGATGTTCACTCCACGCGCGGGTGCTCTCTTTGAGCAGACCTTCTGAGTATGTTGAACGCCAGATCTTGAAAACCGGGTCGTCAGGCTCACTCAAAATCTTTCCAACCTCATGGTAGATGCGAGGGCAGGGGAGTAGTGCTGCGACGCCGCACGCCA
This region of Dehalococcoidia bacterium genomic DNA includes:
- a CDS encoding FAD-binding oxidoreductase, whose protein sequence is MTSPTRSVSTVNESSSLQPSYMIDGVAPVSVVRPSTVDHLCDEVASADRDGVATFPWGGGTQMSLGNIPQRSGIVVDTTALNRVVSHNSGDMTATFQAGATMQTVTEVLGQAGQFLAIDPPLPGKATVGGTLASGASGPTRWQFGHLRDTVIGMKVVQPDGRITKSGGQVVKNVSGYDMARLHIGGLGSLGIILEASFKLTPMPMYESTITARFQTVDRAVQCASEIFNSVVTPLAITTYNRVVSEAIAADERPGTYLAVRLGGRPRTLDRQLDEVSAICARYLAIDTDKAEGSGGSRLWRSLADFGWDPGSAPVLNIRVNALPSQVELIHSLLEGFRASNSEAAITSQPGFGTVEANWSGDETAPDLGELAGLVQQVRTECAELNATAVVQKCPTDLKDLVDVWGGHPSGIGVMRRLKAQYDPNNTMNPGRFVGGL
- a CDS encoding redoxin domain-containing protein; translation: MSPRRYAGTVNAPDFPSTLDWLNTERPLQLADFNGKILILDFWTYCUINCMHVFPQLRKLEQKYAGELAVVGVHSAKFNAEKSSDNVRRAILRYEIEHPVINDADFMVWQQYAVRAWPTFMFIGPDGKVVGKHEGEFPIEALDNLLATMIEEYDQAGEIDRRPLDFALESAKAGERPLSFPGKVLASEQGLFISDSNHNRVVWTDLDGNVRQTFGRGERGLKDGSAEEAWFYDPQGCELDWPHLYVADTKNHSIRQIDLESLEVRTLAGTGLQSRGFHAGGNGRFVALKSPWDVTKVGNYLYIAMAGFHQLWKLDLNTRETSVHAGNGRERIIDGPLSQAELAQPSGITTDGQTLYFADSETSSIRSAAIDPMGSVNSIVGLDLFTFGDVDGAGKDVRLQHPIGVDLDEGSLWIADTYNNKIKRLDPVSGVCQSVFGSGSVGHDDGPGSDATFFEPAGVSVHDGKMYIADTNNHAIRVVDMDSNQVSTLDITGL
- a CDS encoding SDR family oxidoreductase; this encodes MDLGLHGKVAIVTGGSEGIGKAAAASMAAEGADVVIAARRPDVLEEAAAEIRAVSEHRVVAIPTDIMEADQVQALIDQTMAEFGRIDIIVNNAGTSAGGPFLSVSDEAWQHDLDLKLYGAIRASRLAVPIMREQGGGRIINVTNLGAKAPGAASVPTSVSRAAGVALTKAMSKEFAEDNILVNTVCIGLIKSGQHETRFKAMQESNPDLTLDQFYDDMGDRVPIGRVGEGEEAGDVIAFLASDRASYLTGIAVNIDGGTSPVV
- the aroC gene encoding chorismate synthase — its product is MANTFGHSFRITTWGESHGQAVGVTVDGCPPKFPIDEGDIQKELDRRRPGQSVISTQRREGDQAEIVSGVFDGLTLGTPIQIIVWNRDARSRDYEEMRVKYRPSHADYTYQAKYGIRNWMGGGRASARETIGRVAGGAIARKYLAEEFGIEIVAYVKRVWHLEAEVDPDYVSAEEVEANIARCPDGDMAIRMIERIQEARKDGDSLGGVVECVARNVPPGLGEPVFDKLEADLARSVLSLPACKGFEIGSGFAGTYLTGSEHNDPFYSEAGRIRTRTNNSGGIQGGISNGENIVMRAGFKPTATIMREQETVDVYGNETTLMGRGRHDPCVLPRAVPIVESMMALVLADHTLRQRAQVGG
- a CDS encoding FAD-binding protein; its protein translation is MRAIISELQAVVGDDYVIYKPEDLIVFEYDGSVDKALPMVVVLPDSTEEVSGCVKVAAKHDVPIVARGAGTGLSGGAVAAQGGIVLPLTRMTRVLEVDVENRVAVVEPGVINLDLSEHVSQYGLYYAPDPSSQRACTIGGNVAENSGGPHCLAYGVTTNHVLGLEVVYADGTVEWVGGTQRESVGFDIRGILIGSEGTLAIVTKVAVRLLRKPESVKTLLAIFKELDDASAAVSGIIGAGIVPAALEMMDDLCISAAEAAVHAGYPEGAGAVLLVEVDGLHEAVEEEAAAVEEVCNLYDPLEIRTATEDAERDKLWSGRKGVLGALGRLAPNYLLVDGTVPRTRLVEVLSRIKGISERTGYPIANLLHAGDGNLHPSVLFDERKPGDTENALKIGGEILELCVEVGGVLSGEHGIGMEKQEYMPLMFTDADMEAMAALRPAFATNSLFNPGKIFPTGSTSAEFLQSAAIQRVGPGAYI
- a CDS encoding thioredoxin domain-containing protein; the protein is MSNRLAKETSPYLLQHAENPVDWYPWGDEAFEAARQRDVPVLLSVGYSSCHWCHVMERESFENEQIADMMNRWFVNIKVDREERPDVDSVYMTAIQALTGHGGWPMTVFLTTEGEPFYGGTYFPPEDRGGLPSFVRVLETISEAYVSRKSDVLQSGKQLVERLRQAYTPDPGVEPLTESILNTAFEAALTQFDDRSGGFGLQPKFPQPATLEFILRFYARSGVPLALEMVEHTLSKMAAGGIHDQIGGGFHRYSTDAFWLVPHFEKMLYDNALLARLYTHAYQLTGNQEFRRTAERVNDYVVREMTSPDVGFYSAQDADSEGVEGKFFVWRPEHLVQVLGADDAAIVADYYGVTDEGNFEGMSILNVPAPPAEVASRHSMSVRELETLLDSANDRLLEARSSRVPPMTDTKTIVSWNGLMLAAIAEASAVFERDDYLEVARANASYLLDEMVESGRLRRTDSNSENGSRGFLDDYASLIDGLLVLHSADGDPRWLLEAETLARNAVDLFWDPLRGQFYDTGSDQEALIVRPRDVTDNAHPSGHSMMTDVLIRLATITGNSDFRTMAGQSLRGVRGIMEQFPTGAGHWLCALDSYLADSKEAVVVTDVDHTEATLMLRRLASVFEPSAVRVSMTSDSNRSDEWPVFSGRTTVNGQPTAYVCRNYTCQLPTNDADAMMAEFAR
- a CDS encoding (Fe-S)-binding protein — protein: MVDSRPTVDPSWLFSGPDAPEESELYKCVHCGFCLQACPTYLETGLETESPRGRIALMKAVNEGRIGMTDSVVRHWDLCIQCRACEVACPSGVPYGSLIEATMAQVERKRKVGLFPRLAAGAALNHIIPNQGLLEFTVGMARVYQRTGIQSLVRKSGLLRLVSRSLADMEQSMPSASDSFFRAEGQTLTPVGEVRARVALLSGCVMPLFSGNEMEAVVRVLNRNGCEVVVPEGQGCCGAIHSHVGDLETTRSMAKRNIDVFTDAGVDAVVIPSAGCGSRMKEYDHLLKDDPSYADKAAEFVRKVKDIHEFLVDLPFTPPTAEIDYRVTYQDSCHLGNAQRITSAPRQILNSIPGVEFVELPGAGRCCGAGGTYTITEREFSLRILGSKMDSFETTGADVLATANPGCLLQLQYGVNDRGLGADVKYVTDLLDEAYQLEDNAAVAPSRATANENKQP